A genome region from Erigeron canadensis isolate Cc75 chromosome 3, C_canadensis_v1, whole genome shotgun sequence includes the following:
- the LOC122591658 gene encoding G-type lectin S-receptor-like serine/threonine-protein kinase At4g27290 encodes MKRKIQFWYNGMTLNGDTLVSENGIFELGFFQPGSSMNRYLGIWFKKVSVRTVIWVANREHPLPGVSPLLLKVVDPGILVLFSNMSMIWSSNTTMTSQNATAKLQDSGNLVLTDQQERTIWQSFDYPTDTLLYGMKIGKDYSRGIEWSLSSWKNNQDPAPGEFTWSAETHGYPEKKLRQGSVVKFRGGAWSNQQVREYNKTDKNVTYLYSVVINEKEVSFSYYNTENSPNPERVTLTSAGELQYLEWIEDSKKWELGFQLPIDICDTYNICSAYGSCNLSMVHQACDCLDEKRFVPRDQKAWEKADWSAGCVRRTPLDCKNGSEGFIKYSNVKLPDTERAWFNMSITKEECKEKCQKNCSCMAYANPEIGFQANACLLWFDDLIDIRLSPQSSGGLDLFVRMASSELVAQSIFKKKGGTNIKIILLIIFPGLLLISVISIWIWYARRKRNHARPTKRGGVFHDSKSKEEDIQLPLFSFSTIMTATGSFSTKNILGEGGFGPVYKGVLEEGTEIAVKRLSRTSNQGVDEFKNEVVCISKLQHRNLVKLLGCCINEDENLLIYEYMANKSLDSFIFDQNKSMLLDWSKRLNIIKGIARGLLYLHHDSRLRIIHRDLKAGNVLLDLDMHPKISDFGLARSFKGNETQANTKRVVGTHGYMSPEYVLDGLFSIKSDVFSYGVLVLEIVSGKRNRGFVHPEHNNNLIGHVWSVYKEGKSMELIDACLEKSCHPHEVLRSIQVGLLCVQQNAEDRPTMPSVVQMLDGVGALPQPKQPAFFLGKDLQVVDSSSSNNPANSINDVTNTHLDGR; translated from the exons ATGAAACGAAAGATACAGTTTTGGTATAATGGAATGACGTTGA ATGGAGACACGTTGGTCTCAGAAAACGGAATTTTTGAGCTCGGATTTTTCCAGCCAGGTAGTTCAATGAACAGATATCTTGGAATTTGGTTCAAGAAAGTCTCTGTTAGAACGGTGATCTGGGTTGCAAACAGAGAACACCCGCTTCCTGGTGTATCACCACTTTTATTGAAGGTTGTTGATCCAGGAATTCTAGTACTTTTCAGCAACATGAGCATGATCTGGTCATCCAACACCACGATGACATCGCAGAATGCAACTGCAAAGCTTCAAGACTCTGGAAATCTAGTCTTGACGGATCAACAAGAAAGGACTATTTGGCAGAGTTTTGATTATCCAACTGATACGCTTCTATATGGAATGAAGATAGGGAAAGATTATTCGAGGGGAATAGAATGGTCTCTATCTTCTTGGAAGAATAATCAGGATCCAGCTCCAGGTGAATTCACTTGGAGTGCTGAGACACACGGTTATCCTGAAAAGAAACTTAGACAAGGTTCAGTGGTCAAATTTCGCGGAGGGGCATGGAGTAATCAACAGGTTAGAGAGTACAACAAAACCGATAAAAACGTTACATATTTATACAGTGTAGTGATTAATGAAAAGGAGGTGTCTTTTAGTTATTATAATACCGAAAATAGTCCTAACCCAGAAAGGGTCACCTTGACTTCTGCAGGGGAGCTACAATATCTAGAGTGGATAGAAGATAGTAAAAAATGGGAACTTGGCTTCCAATTACCAATAGATATATGTGATACATACAATATATGTAGTGCTTACGGAAGCTGTAACCTTAGTATGGTCCATCAGGCTTgtgattgcttggatgaaaaaaGATTTGTGCCCAGGGACCAAAAGGCTTGGGAAAAGGCTGATTGGTCAGCTGGTTGTGTCAGGCGAACCCCGTTGGATTGCAAAAATGGATCAGAAGGGTTTATTAAGTACTCTAATGTGAAACTACCAGATACAGAACGCGCATGGTTCAATATGAGCATAACTAAGGAAGAGTGTAaagaaaaatgtcaaaaaaactGTAGTTGCATGGCTTATGCTAATCCTGAGATAGGATTCCAAGCAAATGCATGCCTACTTTGGTTTGATGACCTCATTGATATCAGATTGTCTCCCCAAAGTAGTGGTGGCCTAGATCTTTTCGTAAGAATGGCTTCATCTGAGTTAG TTGCTCAATCtattttcaagaaaaagggAGGAACAAACATTAAGATCATCTTACTTATTATTTTTCCGGGGCTCCTTCTGATAAGCGTCATCTCTATTTGGATATGGTACGCACGGAGAAAAAGGAACCACGCAAGACCGACAAAGAGAG GGGGTGTATTTCATGACTCTAAAAGTAAGGAAGAAGACATTCAGCTACCATTGTTCAGCTTCTCTACAATAATGACTGCCACGGGGAGTTTTTCAACCAAGAATATACTTGGAGAGGGTGGATTTGGACCCGTTTATAAG GGTGTTCTAGAAGAAGGGACAGAGATTGCAGTTAAACGTCTCTCCAGGACATCCAACCAAGGAGTTGATGAGTTCAAGAATGAAGTCGTTTGCATTTCAAAACTTCAGCACCGGAATCTTGTGAAGCTCCTCGGGTGTTGCATAAACGAAGACGAGAATTTGTTAATTTATGAGTACATGGCAAATAAAAGCTTAGACTCATTCATATTTG ATCAAAACAAAAGCATGCTCCTTGATTGGTCGAAGCGCCTgaacattattaaaggaattgCTAGGGGACTTCTCTACCTGCACCATGATTCACGCTTAAGAATCATCCATAGAGATTTGAAAGCCGGAAATGTTCTACTAGATCTCGATATGCACCCTAAGATATCTGACTTTGGCCTAGCTAGAAGTTTCAAAGGAAATGAGACGCAAGCAAACACAAAAAGAGTTGTTGGCACGCA CGGTTACATGTCACCTGAGTATGTACTGGATGGTCTTTTTTCAATAAAATCAGATGTATTTAGCTATGGTGTTTTGGTTCTGGAGATTGTGAGTGGGAAGAGAAACAGAGGATTCGTCCACCCTGAGCATAACAATAATCTTATCGGACAT GTTTGGAGTGTCTATAAAGAAGGCAAGTCGATGGAACTCATTGATGCATGTTTAGAAAAATCATGCCATCCACATGAGGTTTTAAGATCTATCCAAGTAGGATTGTTGTGTGTTCAACAAAATGCAGAAGACCGGCCAACCATGCCATCTGTAGTTCAGATGTTGGACGGTGTCGGTGCATTGCCACAACCTAAGCAACCAGCGTTTTTCTTGGGAAAGGATTTACAAGTAGTCGATTCCTCTTCAAGCAACAATCCAGCAAATTCAATCAATGATGTAACTAATACACATTTAGATGGTCGATAG